AGGAGCAGGAAAAGTGTTTTCTGAAAACTATGTTGATTCCGATATCATTATAGGTTCCAATGTTTTCATAGGAGCACATTGTACTGTTTTACCGGGGACGATTATTCCGGATCGTGTTGTAATAGGCGCAAATTCACTGGTATCCGGTGAACTGGAAAGCGGATTTATATATGCAGGATCTCCGGCAAAAAAAATAAAATCCTTAAACTGAAGCCATGCAGAAGACATCCTTCGTGTGCAACTCATTAACATGGAGACATTTCGTGATGTTTTGCCTGCATATGCTTTCATTCCCCGGATCTGAGAAAAGCCGGGAAAAATTCCGGAACAGAATTGCAGAAGTATTTGGTATACAAGGGAAACAGGTTTTTCTTTTTGGTGCTGCCCGTATGGGATTGTATTCAATTCTTAAAGCCATGCGATATAATCCCGGAGATGAGGTTATTGTTGCAGGATATACTTGTGTTGTTGTAACCAATGCTATAAAATATGCCGGATTGAAAGCTGTTTATGCCGATATAGAAGTAAGCCACCTCAATATCAGTACGCAGGAAATCCTTGATAGGGTTACGGACAGGACAAGAGCCGTCATTATCACACATAACTTTGGCATTACTTATGAAGATACCGGCATAATACGGAAGGAGTTCCCTCACCTTCTTATCATAGAGGATGCAGCGCATACTATGTCATCAGTTACCCGTGAGGGTGAAAGGGTAGGGCTACTGGGGGATGCGGCTTTTTTCAGCCTGGAATATTCCAAACCCATGACCACCGGCATGGGAGGTTATATCATTGTGCAAAATGATGAGGTCCGGGATAAACTCGAAGAATTTTACAACCATGATGTATTTGATTATTCGCCTTTGGATGTGTTCAGGATTTTCATTACACTCAAGATACACTTTCTGACCTCTTACAGATTAACTCTTCGTTATAAGTGGGGTTTATTCAGGATTGCCGGATGGATGGGGCTGATATTCAGTACTCCCGAAGAAGAATTGCAGGGTGAAAGACCGGGAAAATATCCGGTTCGACTGGCCGGTTGCCTGTCGTACCTGGGTTATTTACAACTAAAAGATTTGGAACAGACCACCCGGATTAAAAGGGAGATATGCACGTCTTATGAAGCTTCGTTCGGCCAAATAGCGGGTATACAGACTTTTTACAAACCGGAATACGATTTTGTGCGTTATCCGATAGTTTTACCGGAAGACATATCGGCGGATGCCAGGCAAACTCTGCGGGAAAAACTCCGGAAAGCAGGTTATGTAATGGGAGAGTGGTTTAATGATGTTGTGCACCCTGCGGGGAGTTACCGTTACTGCTATTCTGAGGGTGTGTGTCCGACAGGGGAAGCTATTTCGAAAAGAATATTAAATTTGCCTGTGAATATTCATGCAAAGCTTAATAACCGGGATTTAACTAGGATCAGACAAATTTTCCGGGAAATTTCGGATTAAATATGCAACAATCTGTTCATGAGCTTTCCGGAGATCAGTATTTAAAAATGGATACTTACCTGTTGGGTACAGTATTGTTTTCTATTTTCCTGTTGCCATCTGCCAATCCTATTCCCGGATGGTTCGCCTTTCGACTTGAAGATCTGCTCCTGCCGCTTATCGCTTTATATTTATTTATCCGGAGAGGATTCCGTTTTCATGCATATGCCTTTTATATCCTGGCTTTTGCTGCTTATATCTTTCTTACTATTGCTATTAACGGTCGTTTGGCAGAATACCGTGATTATTTTGAGATTTTCAAGCTTATAAAATATCTTTTGTATTTCTGGTTTTTTAGTTTAGTGGCAGGTAGTCCGGGAACTATCCGAATATTACGCTGGATTTTTCCGCTTATATTTCTTTTCAACCTCTTGCATTATTTTAATTTGTTTGATTTCAACAGGATCATTGAGCCTTTTTATGCCAGCGAGGTCCGTTTGCTTTTCTTCGGGAAAAACAGCCTTGGGGAGCCGGCCACGAAAAGGATGCTTGGAACCATGGATAATCCAAACAATAATGCTATTGTATTTTTATTTTTTGCAGCCATTTTTGCCCCGGGCAACCAAATCCGGAAATATGATTATCTGGTCTTTTTATTGTCTTTCATAGGGTTGCTGCTCACACAAAGCCGGACCGGTATGCTGGCATTCGTTGCGATCATGATTGCGGACATTTACATCCGGCGCTTGAATTACAAACGGGTATTCTTTCTTTTATCCATGTTCATTATAGGTTTTGTATTGATAAACGCAATTGAATACTTCGATATTCAGAGCAAGGCATTGCCAACTATTGAAGAAAAGAATGCTTTTATTGACAAAAAGCAAAACCTCAAATTCGACGAGTTGCTCCCGGCAACGGAATACCTTACCAATGTGATAGAGAGCGACGTTTCGGAGCGTTCTGTAACAGGAAGGCTGGAAGCCTGGCAACATCTCTGGGGCATGATCAAACTAAAGCCGGTATTTGGACATGCACCTTATAAAGAGTATTTTTACAATAATTGTGTATATTCAGAAAGCGAGTACATTCTTATGACGTGGAGGTATGGTTTTATCGGTTTGCTTTTATACCTGGGATTTATCGTATTACCTGCCATTCTGCATTTCGGAAAAGGCAGTTTACTGAAATATTGTCCGGCAGTTTTATTTATTCTGGTGATTCTGATCACTGCATTTATGAACACTCCGGTTTGTGAGCCCAGAATACTGTTGTTACTTGCTTTTGCCATTGCATATTTTTATTTTTCCAGGAACCAAATATCAATAGAACATGAGGAAGTTGCTGATAGTGGGAGGTAGCACTGTGCACACTGGTAATTTCTGCCACCTGGTATCGAAGGGTTTCGATGAGATCCTTCTTATAACCGATGGTGATCACGCAACATTGGAAGATATTCCTCGTAAGCATGCCGGCTTTTCTTTACGCAATCCGCTGAGAATAGGTAAAAACATAAAAAGAATACGATCGCTTGTTGAAAGTTTCCGGCCAGACATCATTCATGTGCAGCAAGCCGGCACAGAGGCCTGGTTAGTTTTAAGGGCAGTACATGGCTTAAAAATTCCCGTCATTGTTACAGCCTGGGGCAGCGATGTGCTTGTTAGTCCGGGAAGAGGAATATTTTATCGCAGGATGTTGAACTATATCCTGGGTCATGCGGATGCTTTAACCTGTGATTCTTATCATGTAGCCGCAAAAATGCAGGAATTTGCCGGGAATCAATCCCTCGATATTACCCTGGCAAACTTCGGGATCAACATTGAGCGGATGGGTTTGCCCAAAGAGAAGCTCATTTATTCGAATCGTTTGCATAAGCCACTTTACAATCTTGATCTGATCCTGAAAGCATTTAAATCATCTCTCGACCGGGGTTATTTTTCAGGATGGAAGCTGGTAATGGCCGGGGAAGGGGAGGAAACAGGTAGTTTGAAAAGTCTGGCAAAAGAACTTGGGATAGAGGAATTGGTGGATTTTCCAGGATGGCTCAACCGGGAGACGAACTCGGCCTTCTATGAAAAAGCGAGCATTTTTGTATCCATTCCCTCATCGGATGCAACGGCCATCAGCTTATTGGAGGCCATGGCATCGGGGTGTATTCCTGTGTTGTCGAATCTTCCGGCAAATCATGAATGGGTGATCGATGGATACAATGGCATAATTGCAACAGATTTGCATAGCAATTTCCTGGAAAAGTCGCTTATGATGGACCCACAAAAGACGGCTGCAATTAATAAGGAGATTATTGAAGATAAAGGAACCCGTGATGCCAACCGAAGGAAGTTTATTGATTTGTATGAAAGGATACTCTCCCGGTGAAGAAGATATGCCATATAACCACGGTTCACAGGGCAAGTGATGAACGCATTTTCTATAAGGAATGCCTTTCGCTGGTACGGCATGGCTATGAGGTCGTTTTGATCGCCCCGGAGGGGATGCTGCCTGGCAACAATGCGTTAACCCATATCAGCCTTCCTCATTTTAATACCAGAATACGCCGGTTTTTCTCCGGTCAGAGGATGGTTTTCAGGGAAGCAATGAAACTGCATGCGGATCTGTATCATTTCCATGATCCTGAACTTATGCCTGTCGGAGTGCTTTTAAGCCTATTCGGGAAAAAGGTTGTTTACGATGTTCATGAGG
Above is a genomic segment from Bacteroidota bacterium containing:
- a CDS encoding O-antigen ligase family protein, with the protein product MQQSVHELSGDQYLKMDTYLLGTVLFSIFLLPSANPIPGWFAFRLEDLLLPLIALYLFIRRGFRFHAYAFYILAFAAYIFLTIAINGRLAEYRDYFEIFKLIKYLLYFWFFSLVAGSPGTIRILRWIFPLIFLFNLLHYFNLFDFNRIIEPFYASEVRLLFFGKNSLGEPATKRMLGTMDNPNNNAIVFLFFAAIFAPGNQIRKYDYLVFLLSFIGLLLTQSRTGMLAFVAIMIADIYIRRLNYKRVFFLLSMFIIGFVLINAIEYFDIQSKALPTIEEKNAFIDKKQNLKFDELLPATEYLTNVIESDVSERSVTGRLEAWQHLWGMIKLKPVFGHAPYKEYFYNNCVYSESEYILMTWRYGFIGLLLYLGFIVLPAILHFGKGSLLKYCPAVLFILVILITAFMNTPVCEPRILLLLAFAIAYFYFSRNQISIEHEEVADSGR
- a CDS encoding DegT/DnrJ/EryC1/StrS family aminotransferase — translated: MQKTSFVCNSLTWRHFVMFCLHMLSFPGSEKSREKFRNRIAEVFGIQGKQVFLFGAARMGLYSILKAMRYNPGDEVIVAGYTCVVVTNAIKYAGLKAVYADIEVSHLNISTQEILDRVTDRTRAVIITHNFGITYEDTGIIRKEFPHLLIIEDAAHTMSSVTREGERVGLLGDAAFFSLEYSKPMTTGMGGYIIVQNDEVRDKLEEFYNHDVFDYSPLDVFRIFITLKIHFLTSYRLTLRYKWGLFRIAGWMGLIFSTPEEELQGERPGKYPVRLAGCLSYLGYLQLKDLEQTTRIKREICTSYEASFGQIAGIQTFYKPEYDFVRYPIVLPEDISADARQTLREKLRKAGYVMGEWFNDVVHPAGSYRYCYSEGVCPTGEAISKRILNLPVNIHAKLNNRDLTRIRQIFREISD
- a CDS encoding glycosyltransferase family 4 protein, encoding MRKLLIVGGSTVHTGNFCHLVSKGFDEILLITDGDHATLEDIPRKHAGFSLRNPLRIGKNIKRIRSLVESFRPDIIHVQQAGTEAWLVLRAVHGLKIPVIVTAWGSDVLVSPGRGIFYRRMLNYILGHADALTCDSYHVAAKMQEFAGNQSLDITLANFGINIERMGLPKEKLIYSNRLHKPLYNLDLILKAFKSSLDRGYFSGWKLVMAGEGEETGSLKSLAKELGIEELVDFPGWLNRETNSAFYEKASIFVSIPSSDATAISLLEAMASGCIPVLSNLPANHEWVIDGYNGIIATDLHSNFLEKSLMMDPQKTAAINKEIIEDKGTRDANRRKFIDLYERILSR